One genomic segment of Chromatiaceae bacterium includes these proteins:
- a CDS encoding peroxidase-related enzyme (This protein belongs to a clade of uncharacterized proteins related to peroxidases such as the alkylhydroperoxidase AhpD.) — protein MSRIAIPSLDHAPAASKATLDAVHRQLGSVPNLFRLIGLSPAALTAYTGFNGALTKALDAKTRERIALAVAQVNGCDYCLSAHTYLGLSLAKLGPDEVALNRRGTSSDPKAHAAVHFAAKVARERGHVGDADLASVRAAGFSDAQIVEIVALVAENSFTNYLNEVAKTDIDFPEIRASQAA, from the coding sequence ATGTCACGCATCGCCATCCCGTCCCTCGACCATGCACCCGCGGCGTCCAAGGCCACACTCGACGCCGTGCACCGGCAGCTCGGCTCGGTCCCCAACCTGTTCCGCCTGATCGGCCTCAGCCCCGCCGCGCTGACCGCGTATACCGGCTTCAACGGCGCGCTGACCAAGGCGCTGGATGCCAAGACCCGCGAACGCATCGCGCTGGCGGTCGCCCAGGTGAACGGCTGCGACTACTGCCTGTCCGCCCACACCTATCTGGGCCTGAGCCTCGCGAAGCTCGGGCCTGACGAGGTCGCCCTGAACCGTAGAGGCACGTCGTCCGATCCCAAGGCCCACGCCGCCGTGCACTTCGCCGCCAAGGTCGCGCGCGAGCGCGGTCACGTCGGCGACGCCGATCTAGCCAGCGTGCGGGCGGCCGGCTTCAGCGATGCGCAGATCGTCGAGATCGTCGCCCTGGTCGCCGAGAACAGCTTCACGAACTACCTCAACGAGGTCGCGAAGACGGATATCGATTTTCCCGAGATCCGGGCATCGCAAGCCGCCTGA
- a CDS encoding pyridoxamine 5'-phosphate oxidase family protein, translated as MAYGFLDIALTPSVRKVQEQMNADGIWSDFKGHRAFDRFSDNVAGYIAERDSFYLATVSETGWPYVQYRGGPQGFLKVLDERTLAFADYRGNRQYISTGNATADGRACLLLMDYAQRARLKMYVHVEVLALDADPDLTRQVSVTGYKARLERVFRLHLQAYDWNCSQHITPRYTEQQIGEAVRPLRERLDTLASENARLRARLANHGETP; from the coding sequence ATGGCCTACGGCTTCCTCGACATCGCGCTGACGCCCAGTGTTCGGAAGGTACAGGAGCAGATGAATGCCGATGGGATCTGGTCCGACTTCAAGGGCCACCGCGCGTTCGATCGCTTCAGCGACAACGTGGCCGGCTACATCGCCGAACGCGACAGCTTCTATTTGGCGACGGTGTCCGAGACCGGTTGGCCCTACGTGCAGTACCGCGGAGGTCCACAGGGCTTTCTGAAGGTGCTCGACGAGCGCACGCTCGCCTTCGCCGACTACCGCGGCAACCGGCAATACATCAGTACCGGCAATGCCACCGCAGACGGTCGCGCCTGCCTGCTGCTGATGGACTACGCACAGCGTGCACGGCTGAAGATGTACGTGCACGTCGAGGTGCTCGCGCTCGATGCCGACCCGGACCTGACACGGCAAGTATCGGTAACCGGCTACAAGGCGCGGCTCGAACGCGTCTTCCGGCTGCATCTGCAGGCCTACGACTGGAACTGCTCACAGCACATCACCCCGCGCTACACCGAGCAGCAGATCGGCGAAGCGGTGCGTCCGTTGCGTGAGCGTCTCGACACTCTCGCCTCCGAAAACGCCAGGCTGCGTGCCCGCCTCGCCAACCATGGAGAAACGCCATGA
- a CDS encoding nuclear transport factor 2 family protein has protein sequence MIHQRPPLPPFTSETATQKVRLAEDAWNSRDPDKVSLAYTPDSRWRNRAEFLQGRDAIVQFLRRKWDRERDYRLIKELWAFSGNRIAVRFGYEWRDAAGSWFRAYGNENWAFDDNGLMRVRIASINDLPISASQRLYHWPLGPRPDGHPGLSALGL, from the coding sequence ATGATCCATCAACGCCCTCCACTGCCGCCGTTCACATCCGAAACCGCGACGCAGAAGGTCCGCCTCGCCGAAGACGCATGGAACAGTCGCGATCCGGACAAGGTGTCGCTGGCCTACACGCCTGACAGTCGTTGGCGCAACCGTGCCGAGTTCCTGCAGGGTCGCGACGCCATCGTGCAGTTCCTGCGGCGCAAGTGGGACAGAGAACGCGACTACCGCCTGATCAAGGAGTTGTGGGCGTTCAGCGGCAACCGCATCGCTGTGCGCTTTGGCTACGAATGGCGCGACGCCGCCGGCAGCTGGTTTCGTGCCTACGGCAACGAGAACTGGGCGTTCGACGACAACGGTCTGATGCGCGTGCGTATCGCCAGCATCAACGACCTGCCGATCAGCGCGTCGCAGCGTTTGTATCACTGGCCGCTGGGGCCGCGACCCGACGGTCACCCGGGCCTCAGCGCACTTGGTCTGTGA
- a CDS encoding sigma-70 family RNA polymerase sigma factor, producing MNAASNDSTARPITVRNGAATNPVADARTGGEAHPGEQDRRRRFDELVAVHLDDLFRFAYWMSGDRTVAEDVVQEALIRAWKSIDRLNDRKAAKGWLLTIVRRENARHYGRAPLQQAELDDDKLAAQRNDYDTSTEAFVLRGALDRLPLEYREPLLMQVVYGYSQKEIAEHLGISNAGAGTRLFRAREKMRELL from the coding sequence ATGAACGCCGCAAGCAACGACTCCACTGCCCGGCCGATCACAGTCCGGAACGGTGCAGCGACGAACCCTGTCGCCGACGCGCGCACGGGAGGTGAAGCCCACCCCGGTGAACAGGACCGCAGGCGACGGTTCGACGAACTGGTCGCCGTGCACCTGGACGACCTGTTCCGCTTCGCCTACTGGATGTCCGGCGACCGCACCGTCGCCGAAGACGTGGTACAGGAGGCGTTGATCCGCGCGTGGAAGTCGATCGACCGGCTCAACGACCGCAAGGCGGCAAAGGGCTGGCTGCTGACGATCGTTCGCCGCGAGAACGCACGGCACTATGGACGCGCACCGCTGCAACAGGCGGAGCTAGATGACGACAAGCTGGCCGCCCAGCGAAACGACTATGACACGTCAACCGAGGCCTTCGTGCTGCGCGGCGCTCTCGACCGGCTGCCACTGGAATACCGCGAGCCGTTGCTGATGCAGGTCGTGTACGGCTACTCGCAGAAAGAGATTGCCGAGCACCTCGGCATCTCCAATGCCGGTGCAGGAACGCGGTTGTTTCGTGCGAGGGAGAAGATGCGGGAGCTGTTGTGA
- a CDS encoding NERD domain-containing protein — protein sequence MEWMIRTLVAPWIPVILMAAGIFIIYLVLSRSEKKLNHGKRSPFPREFLRSPGHTLYEQIEDLRLDFMGWFVAAMIWPPLLYTALLGQAYFNDRPLSPSGWVFYAIAGIGGIVVVARKAVQSFQRIRQLRLGYEGELGVGQELNQLMLHGFRVFHDFPGEQFNIDHIVIGKSGVFAIETKARSKPNTGAGKADSTVICDGTRLIFPTWTEIGPMEQAERQAAWLAKWLASAVGEVVTVKAAVVIPGWFVERKKIGNVLVFNAKESKQAIVDFRGPLLSDVMVQRIAHQVEGQCRDVAPRSFKAMR from the coding sequence ATGGAATGGATGATCAGGACACTCGTAGCGCCATGGATACCCGTGATTCTCATGGCCGCCGGCATCTTCATTATTTATCTGGTGCTCAGCCGGTCAGAGAAAAAGCTCAATCACGGCAAACGCTCACCGTTCCCGCGCGAGTTTCTCCGCAGCCCGGGGCACACCCTTTACGAGCAAATCGAAGACCTCCGACTGGACTTCATGGGTTGGTTCGTTGCGGCCATGATCTGGCCGCCACTGCTTTATACGGCGTTGTTGGGCCAAGCGTATTTCAACGACAGGCCGCTTTCGCCGTCAGGTTGGGTGTTTTACGCCATTGCCGGTATTGGGGGCATAGTCGTCGTCGCGCGCAAAGCGGTGCAGTCCTTCCAAAGGATTCGTCAACTGCGGTTGGGGTACGAAGGTGAGTTGGGGGTGGGGCAAGAACTCAATCAGTTGATGCTTCACGGGTTTCGCGTTTTCCATGATTTCCCGGGCGAGCAGTTCAACATCGACCACATCGTGATTGGAAAGTCCGGCGTTTTCGCCATCGAGACGAAGGCGCGCTCGAAACCCAACACCGGGGCCGGCAAAGCAGACTCGACGGTGATCTGCGATGGCACTCGGCTCATATTTCCGACATGGACCGAGATTGGGCCGATGGAGCAAGCCGAGCGTCAGGCAGCCTGGCTCGCCAAGTGGCTTGCCAGCGCCGTGGGCGAAGTCGTCACGGTCAAAGCGGCGGTGGTGATCCCAGGCTGGTTCGTGGAACGCAAGAAAATCGGCAACGTTCTTGTGTTCAACGCCAAGGAATCGAAGCAGGCCATCGTCGATTTCCGCGGCCCGCTGTTGTCGGACGTTATGGTGCAGCGTATTGCGCACCAGGTTGAAGGACAGTGCAGGGATGTGGCACCACGGTCATTCAAGGCAATGAGATAG
- a CDS encoding DUF2380 domain-containing protein: MPGLLLTAVVFLMLAAPCLATAPSPARNPPIAAAVADFDYFDTSGEAIDQSEAHTRRMRTFVEILKQRLVAQAGLQIVEITCGRHVCSAGSGANAGLIDAARQADARLLIYGGIHKMSTLVQWGRVQVLDLDAERLLLDRSFSFRGDNDKAFERAAGFLVKTLQGVLSSTPLSDGPAEAR, encoded by the coding sequence ATGCCAGGACTTCTGCTCACCGCTGTCGTTTTCCTGATGCTGGCTGCGCCCTGTCTGGCCACTGCGCCGTCGCCCGCGAGGAACCCACCCATCGCGGCTGCGGTTGCGGATTTCGATTATTTCGACACATCAGGTGAGGCGATCGACCAGAGCGAGGCGCATACCAGGCGCATGCGGACCTTCGTCGAGATCCTGAAGCAGCGGCTGGTGGCGCAGGCGGGACTGCAGATCGTCGAGATCACCTGCGGTCGGCATGTGTGCAGCGCGGGCAGCGGGGCCAACGCGGGTTTGATCGATGCCGCACGGCAAGCCGATGCGCGCCTGCTGATCTATGGCGGCATCCACAAGATGAGCACGCTGGTGCAATGGGGCAGGGTCCAGGTACTCGACCTCGATGCCGAGCGCCTGCTGCTGGATCGTTCGTTCTCTTTTCGCGGCGACAACGACAAGGCCTTCGAACGCGCCGCCGGCTTTCTCGTGAAGACGCTGCAGGGTGTGCTCTCTTCGACACCGCTGTCGGATGGACCTGCCGAAGCGCGTTGA
- a CDS encoding FG-GAP repeat protein gives MQYRTIPFAFRFIISVVCCVPAATLADLNGMCTDEIIIGRNRDSGASPNMDMRWTVISDAAGGFDTLNTAGTGWGGFRDTTALAAGDLDGDGLDEIIVGRDNGVNERYFVYDDANAGFVEMLTGGDDWGIGRRTNAIAVGNVDDDAAMEFAIGRDGPTGFRYRIYDDADAGFAALHTGGDSWPNDRDVTALAFGDVDGDGFDELVVGRTGGAEQRPRWIVVDDASGGFAELLAAGGDWGEERSVTALATGDVDNDGRDEIVVGRSAGGNMRWEVFDDADAGFASILALGAALPDDRAVTSLDLGDVDGDGLDEMLVGLNAGVGNRVVLLDDGLRDFQLMRDSDGNTVNFASDGWGGERAATAVAFGDVDGDAVDEIVIGRSPGGNERWLVFDDRFGDYQELFAEDGWGDGRGVTAIALRSHRRTGADRDQDGIFDDWETDGIDIDCNGTADFTLVGADPDRKNVYVEMDYMQNHLPDPDAVQDVIDAFANAPASVGNADGSPGVILRIDIGEQITEQNNINTWTDFDTLRAANFGTPAEQADPLALAAKALVYRYAIVVHARDGGNSSGRAKRGNFVVSLGGGPPWTVVGGHRVGSRAQQAGTIMHELGHTLGLAHGGNEGTNCKPNYLSVMNYSFQTRLIPNSSLPGPRLDYSRSALPPLDEAALVEAVGIQDGIDSTFWGSDGVNRLIAPGSGPINWSGNTNPDGTPIFDIGSVAVDINFTPTTACTASPNEELGGYDDWANLRLAMRSSSGDPSDEVTFPDDELTGEDAIVFESCADNEDSARCTNPPYEYAAKFVCGTQADTDTLRLVPGLYGTTINIHNPNDPPARFHKKVAVSYPPAEQRAGEIRQMGEDILQYDEALKVDCEDIREKAFEGTFPAPYVEGFVVIQAYASLDVTGVYTSASLTPNGGPGAHSSIDVEQIRERPKGVDLQIVKSAEEFVTHFGDLALHWILYTVEFTNGGPATATDVRVRDELTLELNDAEGFAGLLPAPLDLPPGGTLDSLEQTSLTDSAAEYSVGDIAPGTQRTLRFWAVAFARATAQQPLAILRDTVSIRAGETDLIGADNTDVVDTLILP, from the coding sequence ATGCAATATCGAACAATCCCCTTCGCATTTCGGTTCATCATCTCCGTCGTTTGCTGCGTCCCTGCGGCCACCTTGGCCGATCTGAACGGGATGTGCACCGACGAGATCATCATCGGACGCAACCGTGACAGCGGTGCCTCGCCGAACATGGACATGCGTTGGACGGTGATCTCGGATGCTGCCGGCGGCTTCGACACACTGAACACGGCCGGCACCGGATGGGGTGGTTTTCGCGACACCACGGCACTCGCCGCGGGTGATCTTGACGGTGACGGGCTCGACGAGATCATCGTGGGCCGGGACAACGGCGTCAATGAACGCTACTTCGTCTACGACGACGCCAATGCCGGTTTTGTCGAGATGCTGACCGGTGGCGACGACTGGGGCATCGGGCGTCGCACCAACGCGATCGCGGTCGGCAACGTCGATGACGACGCGGCGATGGAGTTCGCGATCGGGCGGGACGGCCCGACCGGCTTCCGCTATCGCATCTACGACGACGCCGACGCAGGCTTCGCCGCCCTGCACACCGGTGGCGACAGCTGGCCGAACGATCGCGACGTCACGGCGCTCGCGTTCGGCGACGTCGATGGCGATGGTTTCGACGAACTGGTCGTCGGGCGTACCGGCGGCGCCGAACAACGCCCGCGCTGGATCGTCGTCGACGATGCGAGCGGCGGGTTCGCGGAACTGCTGGCGGCGGGTGGTGACTGGGGCGAGGAACGCTCGGTCACCGCCCTGGCGACCGGCGACGTGGACAACGACGGGCGCGACGAGATCGTCGTCGGTCGGTCCGCGGGCGGCAACATGCGCTGGGAGGTGTTCGACGATGCCGACGCCGGTTTCGCGAGCATCCTCGCCCTGGGTGCGGCATTGCCCGACGACCGTGCGGTGACGTCGCTGGACCTCGGCGACGTGGACGGCGACGGACTGGACGAGATGCTGGTCGGATTGAATGCCGGCGTCGGCAATCGCGTGGTGCTGTTGGACGACGGCCTGCGCGACTTTCAGCTGATGCGTGACTCGGACGGCAATACCGTGAACTTCGCGTCGGACGGCTGGGGCGGCGAACGCGCCGCGACCGCGGTGGCCTTCGGCGACGTCGATGGTGATGCCGTCGACGAGATCGTGATCGGCCGCAGCCCCGGCGGCAACGAGCGCTGGTTGGTGTTCGACGACCGCTTCGGGGACTACCAGGAGCTGTTCGCCGAAGACGGCTGGGGAGACGGCCGCGGGGTGACCGCGATCGCGCTGCGCTCGCACCGGCGAACCGGCGCGGACCGCGACCAGGACGGCATCTTCGACGACTGGGAGACCGACGGCATCGATATCGACTGCAACGGTACTGCCGACTTCACGCTGGTCGGTGCAGACCCGGATCGCAAGAACGTCTACGTCGAGATGGACTACATGCAGAACCATCTGCCGGACCCCGACGCGGTGCAGGACGTGATCGACGCCTTCGCCAATGCGCCGGCGAGCGTGGGCAATGCGGACGGGTCGCCCGGGGTCATCCTGCGTATCGATATCGGTGAACAGATCACCGAACAGAACAACATCAACACCTGGACCGATTTCGACACCCTGCGCGCCGCGAACTTCGGCACCCCGGCCGAACAGGCCGATCCCCTCGCCCTCGCGGCCAAGGCCCTGGTCTACCGCTATGCGATCGTGGTGCATGCCCGCGACGGCGGCAACAGTTCGGGGCGTGCGAAGCGCGGCAACTTCGTGGTCTCACTCGGTGGTGGTCCACCCTGGACGGTCGTCGGCGGACACCGGGTCGGCTCGCGGGCGCAACAGGCGGGCACCATCATGCACGAGCTCGGGCATACGCTCGGCCTCGCCCACGGCGGCAACGAAGGCACGAACTGCAAGCCGAATTATCTCAGCGTCATGAACTATTCGTTCCAGACACGCCTGATCCCGAACTCATCGCTGCCGGGTCCGCGTCTGGATTACTCACGCAGTGCCCTGCCCCCGCTCGACGAGGCGGCGTTGGTCGAGGCGGTGGGTATTCAGGACGGTATCGACAGCACCTTCTGGGGCTCGGACGGCGTGAACCGTCTGATCGCGCCCGGCTCGGGTCCCATCAACTGGAGCGGCAACACCAACCCGGACGGCACACCGATCTTCGACATCGGTAGCGTGGCGGTCGATATCAATTTCACGCCGACCACGGCCTGCACGGCCTCGCCGAACGAGGAGCTGGGCGGCTACGACGACTGGGCGAACCTGCGCCTGGCGATGCGCAGTTCGAGCGGTGACCCCAGCGACGAGGTGACGTTCCCCGACGACGAGCTGACCGGCGAGGATGCGATCGTCTTCGAGTCCTGTGCCGACAACGAGGACAGCGCACGCTGCACCAACCCGCCCTATGAATACGCTGCGAAATTCGTCTGCGGCACGCAGGCCGACACCGATACCCTGCGTCTGGTGCCGGGCCTCTACGGCACGACCATCAATATCCATAACCCGAACGACCCGCCGGCGCGTTTCCACAAGAAGGTGGCGGTCAGTTATCCGCCGGCCGAGCAGCGCGCGGGCGAGATCCGCCAGATGGGTGAGGACATCCTGCAGTACGACGAGGCGCTTAAGGTCGACTGCGAAGACATCCGCGAAAAGGCGTTCGAGGGCACTTTCCCTGCACCCTACGTGGAAGGGTTTGTCGTGATCCAGGCCTATGCGAGCCTGGACGTGACCGGGGTCTACACCTCGGCGTCACTGACACCCAACGGCGGACCCGGAGCACACAGTTCCATCGACGTCGAACAGATCCGCGAACGGCCAAAGGGTGTCGATCTGCAGATCGTCAAGTCCGCCGAGGAATTCGTCACCCACTTCGGCGACCTGGCACTGCACTGGATTCTCTACACGGTGGAGTTCACCAACGGCGGCCCTGCGACGGCGACGGACGTACGGGTGCGCGACGAGCTGACCCTCGAGCTGAACGATGCCGAGGGCTTCGCCGGATTGCTGCCCGCGCCTCTGGACCTGCCGCCCGGCGGCACGCTCGACAGTCTCGAACAGACCTCGCTGACGGATTCGGCCGCCGAATATTCGGTGGGCGACATCGCGCCGGGGACGCAGCGTACGCTGCGTTTCTGGGCGGTTGCCTTTGCCAGGGCCACAGCGCAACAACCGCTGGCAATCCTGCGCGACACCGTGTCGATCCGCGCCGGCGAGACCGACCTGATCGGCGCCGACAACACGGACGTCGTCGATACCCTCATCCTGCCCTAG
- a CDS encoding RES domain-containing protein, with translation MPLRKEALRNEHSWWRIADPAWSDPLDATFAMRLGGRWNPPGSFPTLYLNEDLITARLNLRRFIALWPYEPEDLRDDTGPVLVEAHLPRNQTVCDCHTRQGIAAAGLPSNYPHDRDGKAVPHVACQAVGMRAKSEGLRGVRARSAVTPDGAGRELAWFPAIVSSRARLVQRLSFERWFWS, from the coding sequence GTGCCGCTGCGCAAAGAGGCACTGCGGAACGAACACAGCTGGTGGCGGATCGCAGACCCGGCCTGGTCCGACCCGCTCGACGCCACCTTTGCGATGCGCCTGGGAGGACGCTGGAATCCACCGGGCAGCTTCCCCACCCTGTACCTGAACGAAGATCTGATCACTGCACGCCTCAACCTGAGACGTTTCATCGCCCTTTGGCCCTATGAACCGGAAGACCTGCGCGACGACACGGGACCGGTGCTCGTCGAGGCGCACCTGCCAAGGAACCAGACCGTCTGCGACTGTCATACCCGCCAGGGCATTGCGGCGGCCGGGCTGCCGTCCAACTACCCGCACGACCGGGATGGCAAAGCGGTGCCACACGTGGCCTGCCAAGCCGTCGGCATGCGGGCGAAGTCCGAGGGGCTGAGGGGTGTGCGCGCACGCTCCGCGGTGACCCCTGACGGCGCGGGTCGCGAGTTGGCCTGGTTCCCGGCGATTGTCTCGAGCAGGGCGCGCCTGGTGCAGCGGTTGAGTTTCGAGCGCTGGTTCTGGAGCTGA
- a CDS encoding endonuclease/exonuclease/phosphatase family protein codes for MPFYNRLRWKIKDAAQRQRAARNLIALRDQLDRSVPPKDAEDNLLLATWNIRDFGKPVPQRRGWGPRLPETWFYIAEVISRFDFVAVQEVNQLDELGHVMDILGPDWDYIATDETDRSIGGNGERMTFVFDRRKVHFEKVAGEIVLPPQLLISEATLEIRGEKVIAGKQFRRTPFIASFRSGWLKFDICTVHIYYGDDAGEELDQRIEEIETIAEYLSERADRALGDDRALFLLGDFNIVSPDHETMKALTDNGFVVPRALQENPTTGTKKHYDQIGFKTKPDLLEYVDSRSDDPLKRNAGVVPIFTHVFRPSQFDDYADFVKSKTTAGRKAADERKLKKVYLEWRTYQFSDHFPMWVRLKTDGSGAYLDRLLQET; via the coding sequence ATGCCTTTCTATAACCGCCTGCGTTGGAAGATCAAGGATGCCGCGCAACGACAGCGTGCCGCCAGGAACCTGATCGCGTTGCGCGACCAGCTCGACAGATCCGTGCCACCGAAAGACGCGGAGGACAACCTGTTGCTCGCGACCTGGAATATCCGCGACTTTGGCAAGCCGGTGCCCCAGCGGCGCGGCTGGGGACCGCGGCTGCCCGAGACATGGTTCTATATTGCCGAGGTCATATCGCGCTTCGATTTTGTCGCCGTGCAGGAGGTCAATCAGCTCGACGAGCTCGGCCACGTGATGGACATCCTTGGCCCGGACTGGGACTACATCGCCACAGACGAGACGGACCGCTCCATCGGTGGCAACGGGGAGCGCATGACGTTCGTCTTCGACCGACGAAAGGTGCACTTTGAGAAAGTGGCCGGCGAGATCGTCCTACCGCCTCAGTTGCTGATCAGCGAGGCAACGCTGGAGATTCGGGGAGAGAAGGTGATTGCCGGCAAACAGTTCAGGCGGACACCTTTTATCGCCTCCTTTCGATCAGGCTGGTTGAAGTTCGACATTTGTACGGTCCATATCTATTACGGCGACGATGCAGGCGAGGAGCTCGACCAGCGGATCGAGGAGATCGAGACCATCGCCGAGTATCTCAGCGAGCGTGCCGACCGCGCCCTCGGTGACGACAGAGCACTTTTCCTGCTCGGCGATTTCAATATCGTCAGCCCCGATCACGAGACGATGAAGGCACTGACCGATAACGGCTTCGTCGTTCCACGCGCCCTGCAGGAAAATCCCACGACCGGTACGAAGAAGCACTACGACCAGATCGGATTCAAGACCAAACCCGACCTCTTGGAGTACGTGGACAGCCGCTCGGATGATCCCCTCAAGCGCAATGCCGGCGTCGTGCCGATCTTTACCCACGTGTTTCGTCCCTCCCAGTTCGATGACTATGCCGATTTTGTCAAGAGCAAGACGACCGCGGGACGAAAGGCGGCTGACGAACGAAAACTCAAGAAAGTCTATCTGGAGTGGCGGACCTACCAGTTCTCCGATCATTTTCCAATGTGGGTGAGGCTCAAGACGGACGGAAGCGGGGCCTATCTCGATCGACTGCTGCAGGAGACCTGA
- a CDS encoding DUF4403 family protein, with protein sequence MKWFLALTLAGIALVAAALLIADRTFTTPIHETGFVREAARVTLPPRRTSTLFVPMTVSLAALEDAVNAAVPPRFTGQKTDFTNLLKGDRITWHVDRGPIRVTGDGRLRFAVAANGQAHASGVIDVVLAKKEVGATALVESALQLSGQPHVLEDWRVQANLAGDVVVRRADIPIKHLGTVSVRDEVRRVLDREKARWISQLEQRIATDRSLRREAEAAWRKLFLTRQLLKQPAVWLRVRPTVARLTQARIGRDAIHVGVGFDFVSELIYADKEPDNPVTPLPNARIGPLKRGALDATVVAALPWAALSTEITDKVRDTSIPVAGGGDVRPTRVTLSPTGESILMEVDLSARHSWLDRAEGRVSLIAKPVLDVDGTRLSLQDLRYAIAGGAAVKAIAWLYESDMLRQLERLATVDLSPWLAAARSDAQETATQLVDRLPAGVSAKIDVQRLTADAILPTKDSLLLAFTVQAALDASVTAIDLPKR encoded by the coding sequence ATGAAATGGTTCCTGGCATTGACCCTGGCCGGTATCGCGCTCGTGGCGGCCGCACTCCTTATCGCCGACCGAACCTTCACGACGCCGATTCACGAGACCGGTTTCGTGCGGGAAGCGGCCAGGGTGACCCTGCCGCCACGTCGGACCTCGACCCTTTTCGTGCCCATGACGGTATCGCTTGCCGCATTGGAGGACGCGGTCAACGCCGCCGTGCCCCCGCGCTTCACGGGGCAGAAAACCGATTTCACGAACCTTCTCAAAGGTGACCGCATCACCTGGCACGTGGACCGCGGGCCCATTCGCGTAACCGGCGATGGCCGCCTGCGTTTCGCAGTCGCCGCAAATGGCCAGGCGCACGCGTCCGGCGTCATTGACGTCGTGCTGGCAAAGAAGGAAGTCGGTGCCACCGCTCTCGTCGAGAGCGCGCTGCAGTTGTCCGGGCAGCCGCATGTGCTCGAGGACTGGCGGGTTCAGGCAAACCTGGCGGGCGACGTCGTTGTGCGTCGTGCCGACATCCCGATCAAGCACCTCGGCACTGTGTCGGTTCGCGACGAGGTCAGGCGCGTGCTGGACAGGGAGAAGGCGCGCTGGATCAGTCAACTCGAGCAGCGGATTGCCACCGATCGGTCGCTGAGACGCGAGGCGGAGGCCGCGTGGCGCAAGCTGTTCCTGACCCGGCAGCTGCTGAAGCAACCCGCCGTCTGGCTGCGCGTCAGACCCACGGTGGCGCGCCTGACCCAGGCCCGTATCGGCCGCGATGCGATCCATGTCGGCGTCGGGTTCGATTTCGTGTCGGAACTGATCTACGCGGACAAAGAGCCGGACAATCCGGTCACGCCGCTGCCGAATGCCCGGATCGGCCCGCTCAAGCGCGGCGCACTCGATGCCACGGTGGTCGCGGCGTTGCCCTGGGCGGCGCTGTCGACCGAGATCACCGACAAGGTGCGCGACACATCGATACCGGTCGCGGGTGGCGGCGACGTACGGCCGACGCGGGTGACCTTGTCACCCACGGGAGAGTCCATTCTCATGGAAGTCGACCTGTCGGCGCGCCACTCCTGGCTCGATCGCGCCGAAGGGCGCGTTTCGCTGATCGCGAAGCCCGTGCTGGACGTCGACGGGACTCGACTCTCGCTGCAGGATCTGCGCTACGCGATCGCCGGCGGCGCTGCGGTGAAGGCGATCGCGTGGTTGTATGAAAGCGACATGCTCAGACAGCTGGAAAGGCTCGCCACCGTGGATCTTTCGCCCTGGCTCGCGGCGGCGCGCAGCGACGCCCAGGAGACCGCCACCCAACTGGTTGATCGCCTGCCGGCGGGCGTCTCCGCGAAGATCGATGTCCAGCGCCTCACCGCGGACGCGATACTGCCGACCAAGGATTCGCTGCTGCTCGCGTTCACGGTTCAGGCCGCGCTCGACGCGAGTGTCACAGCGATCGATCTCCCGAAACGATGA